A stretch of the Agelaius phoeniceus isolate bAgePho1 chromosome 1, bAgePho1.hap1, whole genome shotgun sequence genome encodes the following:
- the LOC129118777 gene encoding serpin B6-like isoform X1 encodes MESLCAANSTFAVDLLRKLCEKNSGQNVFFSPFSISSALSMVLLGARGSTEAQIRKVLSLKNAQDAHNGYQSLLSEINDPNTKYILRTANRLYGEKTFEFLASFIESSQKSYHAGLEQMDFLHAWEDSRKQINGWVEERTEGKIQNLLAEGTLDSLTRLVLVNAIYFKGNWEEQFNKQSTRERPFQINKNETRPVQMMFREANFNMTYIGDFQTKILELPYVGNELSMIILLPDAIQDGSTGLERLERELTYEKLMGWISPEMMKSTKVRVYLPRFKLEENYDLKPLLSSMGMPDAFESGKADFSGISPGNELVLSEVIHKSFVEVNEEGTEAAAATGLLMKCCAMIVPQFTADHPFLFFIRHNKTCSILFCGRFCCP; translated from the exons ATGGAAAGCCTCTGTGCAGCAAACAGCACTTTTGCTGTGGACCTGTTAAGAAAGCTGTGTGAGAAGAACAGTGGGCAGAATGTGTTCTTTTCACCATTTAGTATTTCTTCTGCATTGTCTATGGTTTTGCTGGGTGCAAGAGGTAGCACTGAAGCCCAAATTCGTAAG GTGCTTTCTCTGAAGAATGCCCAGGATGCTCACAATGGGTATCAGTCCCTTCTCTCTGAAATTAATGATCCAAACACCAAATACATCCTGAGAACTGCGAACCGGCTCTATGGAGAAAAGACCTTTGAGTTTCTTGCA TCATTTATAGAGTCCAGTCAGAAATCCTACCATGCTGGCCTGGAACAGATGGACTTCCTGCATGCTTGGGAGGATTCCAGGAAACAAATCAATGGCTGGGTAGAGGAAAGAACTGAAG GTAAAATTCAGAACCTGTTGGCAGAGGGGACTCTTGATTCCCTGACCAGGCTTGTGTTGGTGAATGCCATCTATTTCAAAGGCAACTGGGAAGAGCAGTTCAACAAACAGAGTACCAGAGAAAGGCCATTCCAAATTAATAAG AACGAGACCAGACCTGTGCAGATGATGTTCAGGGAGGCAAATTTTAACATGACCTACATTGGGGACTTCCAGACCAAAATCCTGGAGCTGCCCTATGTGGGTAATGAACTGAGCATGATCATCCTGCTCCCTGATGCAATCCAGGATGGCTCCACAGGCTTGGAGAGA CTGGAAAGAGAACTTACATATGAGAAGCTGATGGGTTGGATCAGCCCTGAAATGATGAAATCTACAAAAGTGAGGGTGTATTTACCCCGATTTAAACTGGAAGAAAATTATGATCTGAAACCGCTTCTGAGCAGCATGGGAATGCCTGATGCATTTGAGTCAGGGAAGGCTGACTTTTCAGGAATCTCACCTGGTAATGAGCTGGTGCTCTCTGAAGTGATTCACAAATCCTTTGTGGAAGTCAATGAAGAAGGCActgaagcagctgctgccactgggCTGTTGATGAAGTGCTGTGCAATGATAGTTCCACAATTCACTGCTGATCAtccctttctcttcttcatccgGCACAACAAAACTTGCAGCATTTTGTTCTGTGGCAGATTTTGCTGTCCCTAA
- the LOC129118777 gene encoding serpin B6-like isoform X2 has protein sequence MPSLISSRWEVLSLKNAQDAHNGYQSLLSEINDPNTKYILRTANRLYGEKTFEFLASFIESSQKSYHAGLEQMDFLHAWEDSRKQINGWVEERTEGKIQNLLAEGTLDSLTRLVLVNAIYFKGNWEEQFNKQSTRERPFQINKNETRPVQMMFREANFNMTYIGDFQTKILELPYVGNELSMIILLPDAIQDGSTGLERLERELTYEKLMGWISPEMMKSTKVRVYLPRFKLEENYDLKPLLSSMGMPDAFESGKADFSGISPGNELVLSEVIHKSFVEVNEEGTEAAAATGLLMKCCAMIVPQFTADHPFLFFIRHNKTCSILFCGRFCCP, from the exons ATGCCTTCCTTGATAAGCTCCAGATGGGAG GTGCTTTCTCTGAAGAATGCCCAGGATGCTCACAATGGGTATCAGTCCCTTCTCTCTGAAATTAATGATCCAAACACCAAATACATCCTGAGAACTGCGAACCGGCTCTATGGAGAAAAGACCTTTGAGTTTCTTGCA TCATTTATAGAGTCCAGTCAGAAATCCTACCATGCTGGCCTGGAACAGATGGACTTCCTGCATGCTTGGGAGGATTCCAGGAAACAAATCAATGGCTGGGTAGAGGAAAGAACTGAAG GTAAAATTCAGAACCTGTTGGCAGAGGGGACTCTTGATTCCCTGACCAGGCTTGTGTTGGTGAATGCCATCTATTTCAAAGGCAACTGGGAAGAGCAGTTCAACAAACAGAGTACCAGAGAAAGGCCATTCCAAATTAATAAG AACGAGACCAGACCTGTGCAGATGATGTTCAGGGAGGCAAATTTTAACATGACCTACATTGGGGACTTCCAGACCAAAATCCTGGAGCTGCCCTATGTGGGTAATGAACTGAGCATGATCATCCTGCTCCCTGATGCAATCCAGGATGGCTCCACAGGCTTGGAGAGA CTGGAAAGAGAACTTACATATGAGAAGCTGATGGGTTGGATCAGCCCTGAAATGATGAAATCTACAAAAGTGAGGGTGTATTTACCCCGATTTAAACTGGAAGAAAATTATGATCTGAAACCGCTTCTGAGCAGCATGGGAATGCCTGATGCATTTGAGTCAGGGAAGGCTGACTTTTCAGGAATCTCACCTGGTAATGAGCTGGTGCTCTCTGAAGTGATTCACAAATCCTTTGTGGAAGTCAATGAAGAAGGCActgaagcagctgctgccactgggCTGTTGATGAAGTGCTGTGCAATGATAGTTCCACAATTCACTGCTGATCAtccctttctcttcttcatccgGCACAACAAAACTTGCAGCATTTTGTTCTGTGGCAGATTTTGCTGTCCCTAA